A window from uncultured Desulfobacter sp. encodes these proteins:
- a CDS encoding TolC family protein has translation MKKFQLWVQMSVCLILGFAVQGHCEPSYTLKQLCKVANDNAETIHIAREQTYIAEQDKKRAQSVLIPTASLYGSYLNYKNDDSYTPDVNTLGAKLTQSFTLNGKELIAYDVSKKNIEKAKFSEQAIRSDYIFQVAQAYIQALNLKRLVTVADAEVQRLNTYRDSVNEKLSVGSVTKTALYRAQAELSKAKTNQIVAGNNVQTAKANIVRLTGIEDTFSIPSGDTKAVDNFSITFDEIKAQALEERYEIKKAAKDVEIARRTIVYEKGEYWPRIELEGGYREKDIDYDTENSTRDGYDTEEAYVQAQLVFTLYDGGLRRAQVHQAAARLRQAEQSLSDEKKAVILESKQSFLEFNTAKSTLINLADEVKSAEENFNAVQMQFKYGMADSIDIMDANTLLVDAQRRISNARSSFYLSILKIIYTQGKILDYFLTEE, from the coding sequence ATGAAAAAATTTCAACTCTGGGTTCAAATGTCTGTTTGTCTGATTTTAGGATTTGCCGTCCAAGGGCATTGCGAACCGTCATACACCTTGAAACAATTGTGCAAAGTCGCCAATGACAATGCCGAAACCATCCACATTGCCAGAGAACAGACGTACATTGCAGAGCAGGACAAAAAACGGGCTCAATCCGTGCTCATACCTACAGCAAGTTTATACGGCAGTTACCTGAATTATAAAAATGACGATTCTTACACCCCGGATGTCAATACCCTGGGCGCTAAACTGACCCAGTCATTTACCCTGAACGGCAAGGAATTGATTGCCTATGATGTCAGTAAAAAAAACATTGAAAAGGCAAAATTCTCAGAACAGGCCATTCGAAGCGATTATATATTCCAGGTGGCCCAGGCCTATATCCAGGCCTTAAATCTAAAACGCCTGGTGACCGTGGCGGATGCCGAAGTTCAACGGCTGAACACATACAGGGATTCGGTGAATGAAAAGCTCTCGGTGGGCAGTGTGACAAAGACGGCCCTGTACCGGGCCCAGGCGGAATTGTCTAAGGCAAAAACCAATCAGATTGTGGCGGGCAATAATGTTCAGACTGCCAAGGCCAATATCGTTCGACTCACAGGCATTGAAGATACGTTCTCTATTCCGTCCGGGGACACCAAAGCGGTAGATAATTTTTCCATCACCTTTGATGAGATAAAGGCCCAGGCCCTTGAAGAGCGCTATGAAATCAAAAAGGCCGCAAAGGACGTTGAGATTGCCCGGCGGACCATTGTCTATGAAAAGGGAGAATACTGGCCGCGCATTGAACTGGAAGGTGGCTACCGGGAAAAAGATATCGACTATGATACTGAAAATAGCACCCGGGACGGATATGATACCGAAGAGGCATATGTCCAGGCCCAGCTCGTATTTACCTTATATGACGGCGGTTTGCGCAGGGCCCAGGTTCACCAGGCGGCGGCCAGGCTGCGCCAGGCAGAACAGTCTTTGTCCGATGAAAAAAAGGCGGTGATTCTTGAATCAAAGCAGTCTTTTCTGGAATTTAACACCGCGAAATCCACCCTGATTAACCTTGCCGATGAAGTCAAATCCGCCGAGGAAAATTTTAATGCCGTTCAGATGCAGTTCAAATACGGCATGGCCGACAGCATTGATATCATGGACGCCAATACCTTGCTGGTGGATGCCCAGCGGCGAATCTCCAACGCACGTTCCTCCTTTTATCTGTCCATTTTGAAAATTATTTACACCCAGGGAAAAATCCTGGATTATTTTTTAACGGAAGAATAA
- a CDS encoding hotdog domain-containing protein yields the protein MNIDTHQSIDNELCGMPVMVENGKSRVELTTTSRMAADESGLVHGGFIFGLADYAAMLAVNHPNVVLGGADVKFLKPVKVGESVYAQAEVTSEPGKKQMVSVTVQRGDEAVFKGEFSCFVLDKHVLG from the coding sequence ATGAATATAGATACCCATCAATCAATCGACAATGAATTGTGCGGAATGCCGGTTATGGTGGAAAACGGGAAAAGCCGGGTGGAATTAACGACCACATCCCGAATGGCGGCCGATGAATCAGGTCTGGTGCATGGCGGATTTATTTTTGGACTTGCCGACTATGCGGCTATGCTTGCGGTCAATCACCCCAATGTTGTGCTTGGCGGGGCCGATGTAAAATTCTTAAAGCCTGTGAAAGTCGGTGAATCCGTCTATGCCCAGGCTGAAGTTACGTCAGAGCCTGGTAAAAAGCAGATGGTCTCTGTTACGGTTCAACGCGGGGATGAGGCGGTTTTTAAAGGAGAGTTTTCCTGTTTTGTGCTGGATAAACATGTCCTTGGATAA
- the aroL gene encoding shikimate kinase AroL, with protein MGPIFFIGYRCTGKTSTGKYLAELLNKRFLDTDLVLESTYETTIAQMVERHDWSYFRAKETETLMNLELQDAPVVATGGGIILAEENRLFLKEKGTVVYLYAPASVLTERIRNDAINTERRPDLTRDSLALETQNMLEIRNPLYQALAGISIDTEKYDPKAAALQIIAELGL; from the coding sequence ATGGGTCCCATTTTTTTTATCGGATACCGGTGTACCGGCAAAACCAGCACAGGAAAGTATCTTGCCGAACTTTTAAACAAAAGGTTTCTGGATACGGATCTGGTGTTGGAATCAACTTACGAGACGACCATTGCACAGATGGTGGAACGGCACGACTGGTCCTATTTCAGGGCTAAAGAGACTGAAACCCTCATGAATCTGGAGTTGCAAGACGCGCCTGTTGTTGCCACGGGGGGCGGGATCATCCTGGCAGAGGAAAACAGACTGTTTTTAAAAGAAAAGGGTACGGTTGTCTATCTTTATGCCCCGGCATCCGTTTTGACGGAGAGGATTCGCAATGATGCGATCAATACCGAGCGAAGACCGGATTTGACCCGGGACAGCCTTGCCCTTGAAACACAAAATATGCTTGAAATCAGAAATCCGTTGTACCAGGCACTTGCCGGAATATCCATTGACACGGAAAAATATGATCCAAAAGCTGCGGCATTGCAGATTATCGCCGAACTTGGCCTGTAG
- the aroA gene encoding 3-phosphoshikimate 1-carboxyvinyltransferase, with protein sequence MKLVVPRKIQDQVVQIPGSKSISHRMLICAALADGTSDIYNVLDSQDISLTRKTLVCMGAQIESRENGGLSITGFGGRPRPWPDPIHLGNSGTSMRLLAGIAALGSSPYTLTGDERMCHRPMGELLDALGRIRIRAASQNSEGTPPVVIHGGDRTGGRTLLDCSRSSQYLSALLMAGAFFDQGLVIDLTGPAVSQPYIDLTLDVMNQFGVNAFQVSDTCYEVPGAQTYTAGTKSVEPDLSNAGYFWEAGAITGADIGVDNIGTSSLQGDLKQAYIFEKMGCTVKHDGRVLRVKGDALHAVDVDMSDTPDAVPAVAVTAAFAQGTTRITNIAHLRVKECDRIDAVCSQLAKMGIKAVQGPDFMEITGGTPHGAEIETFNDHRIAMAFAVAGLRVDGMKIENPVCVEKSFPTFWQLFESL encoded by the coding sequence ATGAAGCTGGTAGTTCCCAGAAAGATCCAGGACCAGGTGGTCCAAATCCCAGGCTCCAAGAGCATTTCACACCGGATGCTGATCTGCGCCGCCCTGGCCGACGGTACATCCGATATTTATAATGTGCTGGACAGCCAGGATATTTCGCTTACCCGCAAAACCCTGGTGTGCATGGGGGCGCAAATTGAAAGCAGAGAAAACGGCGGTCTGTCGATTACAGGATTTGGCGGACGGCCAAGGCCCTGGCCTGATCCCATCCACCTGGGTAATTCCGGTACCTCCATGCGTCTTTTGGCAGGGATTGCCGCCCTTGGCAGCAGTCCATATACCTTGACCGGGGATGAGCGCATGTGCCACCGCCCCATGGGAGAATTGTTGGATGCCCTTGGCCGGATTCGAATCCGTGCCGCTTCACAAAATAGTGAAGGCACGCCGCCGGTGGTGATTCACGGCGGGGACCGGACCGGAGGGCGAACTCTTCTTGACTGCTCCCGGTCAAGCCAGTACCTGTCGGCACTGCTCATGGCAGGCGCCTTTTTTGACCAGGGGCTGGTGATTGATCTGACCGGGCCTGCCGTGTCCCAACCTTATATTGATTTAACTTTGGATGTGATGAATCAGTTTGGGGTCAATGCCTTTCAGGTTTCCGACACCTGTTATGAGGTCCCGGGTGCCCAGACCTACACGGCCGGCACCAAATCCGTGGAGCCTGATCTTTCCAATGCCGGGTATTTCTGGGAAGCCGGTGCGATAACCGGTGCGGATATCGGCGTGGACAATATCGGTACATCGTCGTTGCAGGGGGATTTGAAACAGGCGTATATATTTGAAAAGATGGGATGTACGGTAAAACATGACGGCCGGGTATTGCGGGTCAAAGGGGATGCTTTGCACGCGGTGGATGTGGATATGTCCGATACGCCTGATGCCGTGCCGGCCGTGGCTGTGACAGCTGCTTTTGCCCAAGGCACCACCCGGATTACCAATATTGCCCATCTTCGGGTTAAAGAGTGTGACCGTATTGATGCGGTGTGTTCTCAGTTGGCCAAAATGGGAATTAAGGCTGTCCAGGGACCGGATTTCATGGAAATTACCGGCGGCACACCCCATGGGGCAGAGATTGAAACTTTTAACGACCATCGCATTGCCATGGCCTTTGCGGTTGCAGGTCTGCGGGTGGACGGTATGAAAATTGAGAATCCCGTGTGCGTGGAAAAGTCATTCCCCACATTCTGGCAGCTTTTTGAATCCCTATAA
- a CDS encoding shikimate dehydrogenase, giving the protein MIDADTRLYCVFGNPARHSKGPVIHNAAFKNKQINAVYLAFEVQDAAGAVQAVRTLDIQGASVTIPFKESIMAHLDWIDPTARAIGAVNTIVNDDGVLKGYNTDCQAAVAPLIPFGIPGKTVCIVGAGGAARAVAHGIAAQNGDIIITNRTETKGQALAESVNARFVSADEMANIRADVVINTTSIGMTPQADKISFPQELLTAGMVVMDVVYTPLKTRLLETAEQKGCTTIDGLSMFIAQAAAQFELWTGIFPDTDLMRNIVINN; this is encoded by the coding sequence ATGATTGATGCGGACACCCGGTTATATTGTGTATTCGGCAATCCTGCACGGCATTCTAAAGGTCCTGTGATCCATAATGCAGCGTTTAAAAATAAGCAGATCAATGCTGTTTATCTTGCTTTTGAAGTGCAGGATGCAGCCGGTGCCGTACAGGCCGTTCGCACCCTGGATATCCAGGGGGCTTCTGTGACCATTCCTTTCAAAGAATCCATCATGGCGCATCTTGACTGGATCGATCCCACAGCCCGGGCCATTGGTGCCGTAAACACCATTGTTAATGATGACGGCGTATTAAAAGGCTATAATACCGATTGTCAGGCCGCTGTTGCTCCCCTTATTCCCTTTGGTATTCCAGGGAAAACCGTCTGCATTGTGGGGGCGGGCGGCGCGGCCCGGGCGGTTGCCCATGGTATTGCCGCCCAAAATGGGGATATCATCATCACCAATCGAACGGAAACAAAGGGACAAGCTCTGGCCGAATCGGTCAACGCACGGTTCGTCAGTGCCGATGAGATGGCAAACATCCGGGCGGATGTGGTCATTAACACCACAAGCATCGGTATGACACCCCAGGCGGACAAAATAAGTTTTCCGCAGGAACTATTAACCGCCGGCATGGTGGTCATGGATGTGGTGTACACCCCGTTGAAGACCCGCCTGCTTGAAACGGCGGAACAAAAAGGATGCACCACCATCGACGGCCTGTCCATGTTTATTGCCCAGGCTGCCGCCCAGTTTGAATTATGGACAGGTATATTCCCTGATACTGATCTGATGCGGAATATCGTTATCAACAACTAA
- the pheA gene encoding prephenate dehydratase, with translation MTDRETQNQDKQKQKGDSTSALSPLRDEIDRIDVQILELINQRLEIGKKVGEIKKQEGSQVLDRTRERMVIERLFKLNPGPADESLIQYLFNVIITATREIQRPRTIGFLGPVASHSHIAALHYFNHCGQFVEQPGFFDIFNNLERKDLHFGIVPVENSIEGAVNSTLDLFAEFDIEITAEHYEPVSHDLLSISGDLKDVKTVYSHPQAIAQCKNWLKKHLPHAIVMETTSTSNAALLASKDEQIAAIASGKAAHFYNLLPVASKIQDRAGNITRFLVVGGDRPARTGNDKTSIMFATNHTPGALFRALSPVNRSGLNMVKLESRPTRHYNWSYHFFMDIEGHIQDEIVFQTIEQIRSQALYLKVLGSYPIFEKQETLE, from the coding sequence ATGACAGACCGTGAGACCCAAAATCAAGATAAGCAAAAGCAGAAAGGTGACAGCACCTCTGCACTGTCGCCGCTTCGTGATGAGATTGACCGCATTGATGTGCAAATTCTTGAATTGATCAATCAACGCCTTGAGATTGGTAAAAAAGTCGGGGAGATCAAAAAGCAAGAGGGCAGTCAGGTGCTGGACCGCACCCGGGAACGCATGGTGATCGAACGGCTTTTTAAGCTGAATCCCGGTCCTGCGGACGAAAGCCTGATCCAGTATCTTTTCAACGTTATCATCACGGCAACACGAGAAATCCAGAGGCCCAGGACCATTGGTTTTTTAGGCCCCGTGGCCAGTCATTCCCATATTGCGGCACTTCATTATTTCAACCACTGCGGACAATTTGTAGAACAGCCCGGTTTTTTTGATATTTTCAATAATCTTGAACGAAAAGATCTGCATTTCGGCATTGTTCCCGTTGAAAACTCCATTGAAGGGGCTGTCAATTCCACCCTTGATCTGTTCGCTGAATTTGATATTGAAATTACGGCAGAGCATTATGAGCCCGTTTCCCACGATCTGTTATCCATCTCAGGGGATCTTAAGGATGTGAAAACCGTTTACTCACATCCCCAGGCCATTGCCCAGTGCAAAAATTGGTTGAAGAAACATCTGCCCCATGCCATAGTCATGGAGACCACGTCCACATCCAATGCGGCGCTGCTGGCCTCTAAGGATGAACAGATTGCCGCCATTGCTTCGGGCAAGGCCGCTCATTTTTATAACCTTTTGCCGGTGGCATCAAAAATACAGGACCGTGCCGGCAATATTACCCGGTTTCTTGTGGTCGGCGGAGATCGTCCGGCAAGAACAGGGAATGATAAAACATCCATCATGTTTGCCACGAACCATACGCCGGGTGCACTTTTTAGGGCGCTTTCACCGGTTAATCGATCCGGTCTGAATATGGTTAAACTGGAATCCCGGCCTACCCGCCATTATAACTGGAGCTATCATTTTTTTATGGATATTGAAGGGCACATCCAGGACGAAATCGTATTTCAAACCATTGAGCAGATTCGAAGCCAGGCGCTTTACTTAAAGGTATTGGGATCATACCCGATTTTTGAAAAACAGGAGACATTAGAATGA
- a CDS encoding hemolysin family protein — translation MTIEVTLLCICLFLSGFFSMSETALFSISRVKAFHISKDGSNSGRLILEMKEDSHTLLTTILIGNNLVNIGASSLATSLAISQFESNAVGIATGTMTLLILVFGEIFPKSFANHNNVVVARAVIYPVYWLSKILWPLIFVLNFIPKLHGMIDNSQDTVTEDELMTMVEVVEGEGEIKEEEMEYITNIFEFDDTYCSEIMTPRADMFVVDAAEGLDIPKVLKTGFSRIPVIEDTIDNIVGILHIKDLFSKYLEKNGCKTPPEGLDVKSIMKKPYFIPESKKLDSLLKAFKAKKSHMAVVVDEYGGVSGIVTLEDVVEEIFGEIADESDKNTPDIVQIKGNKWLVAGKTDIYHVNKELNLGIPESVNYDTVSGFFLELVERIPNPGESVRMNNWTFTVKDMDGNRIQSFIIKPADEA, via the coding sequence ATGACTATTGAAGTGACCTTGTTGTGTATCTGTCTTTTTTTATCCGGTTTTTTTTCCATGTCCGAAACAGCGCTTTTTTCCATCTCACGGGTCAAAGCCTTTCATATTTCTAAAGACGGTTCAAATTCAGGCCGGCTTATCCTGGAGATGAAGGAAGACTCCCACACCCTTTTGACCACCATTCTCATCGGAAATAACCTGGTCAATATCGGCGCATCTTCTCTTGCCACTTCCCTTGCCATCTCCCAATTTGAGTCCAATGCCGTGGGGATTGCCACCGGTACCATGACGCTTCTGATTCTTGTGTTCGGGGAAATTTTTCCAAAATCCTTTGCCAACCATAACAATGTGGTGGTCGCAAGGGCCGTCATATATCCCGTGTACTGGTTGTCCAAAATTCTATGGCCTTTGATTTTCGTGCTTAACTTCATACCTAAACTGCACGGCATGATAGATAATTCCCAGGATACCGTCACCGAGGATGAGTTGATGACCATGGTGGAAGTGGTGGAAGGAGAAGGGGAGATCAAAGAAGAAGAGATGGAATACATCACCAATATCTTTGAGTTTGACGACACCTATTGCTCGGAAATTATGACACCCCGAGCCGACATGTTTGTGGTGGATGCCGCCGAAGGTCTGGACATTCCAAAGGTTTTAAAAACAGGATTTTCACGTATCCCGGTGATTGAAGATACCATTGATAACATTGTCGGCATTTTGCATATCAAGGATCTGTTTTCCAAATACCTGGAAAAAAATGGGTGCAAGACCCCCCCGGAAGGTCTTGATGTCAAATCGATTATGAAAAAGCCGTATTTTATCCCCGAATCAAAAAAATTGGATTCACTGCTCAAAGCCTTTAAGGCAAAAAAGAGTCATATGGCGGTTGTGGTTGATGAGTACGGCGGTGTGTCCGGCATCGTAACCCTTGAGGATGTGGTTGAAGAAATTTTTGGTGAAATTGCCGACGAATCGGATAAAAATACACCGGACATTGTCCAGATTAAAGGGAATAAATGGCTGGTAGCGGGAAAAACAGATATCTACCACGTCAACAAAGAGCTGAATCTGGGTATTCCGGAATCGGTCAATTACGATACGGTTTCGGGATTTTTCCTGGAACTTGTTGAGCGTATTCCCAACCCCGGGGAGTCCGTCCGTATGAATAACTGGACCTTTACCGTAAAAGACATGGACGGTAACCGGATTCAATCGTTTATTATTAAACCGGCCGACGAGGCCTGA
- the lpxB gene encoding lipid-A-disaccharide synthase, with product MTERPRHVMILAGEPSGDFHGGALVGSLKQLCPGIRISGIGGKAMADQGADIFFPIDKLSAMGLVQVIRQLGTIKQAFCLVKRRLKTDPPDAVVLIDYPGFNLKTAGFIKQHYNIPICYYIAPKVWAWNAKRLDTIATVIDHVALIFPFEIPIYKSRKICSTYVGNPLVDEYPPSLPTLNTPNKEAQANDMVIGLLPGSRSAEIDKLLPVMLDSAAMLAKRDLRLRFLVSSGITQHENRIRQIVSDHPSSDLFRIITGRPKQIFDRADLLIAASGTVTLEAALNLVPTVIIYKMSGVAYRLARLLVKAKYIGLANLIVGSQVMPELIQDNANAETISETVSSMLPELEHHKQQLHQVRRRLGLPGAPKRTAAIVLNLIHKNEALKNVV from the coding sequence ATGACTGAACGGCCCCGGCATGTCATGATCCTTGCCGGTGAACCCTCCGGTGATTTCCACGGTGGCGCCCTGGTGGGGTCTCTAAAACAACTTTGCCCCGGTATCCGGATCAGCGGAATCGGTGGTAAAGCCATGGCCGATCAGGGCGCAGACATTTTTTTCCCCATAGATAAGCTGTCTGCCATGGGGCTTGTGCAGGTGATCCGGCAGTTGGGCACCATCAAACAGGCCTTTTGTCTGGTTAAGCGACGATTAAAAACAGATCCGCCTGATGCGGTTGTGCTCATTGATTACCCGGGCTTTAATCTGAAAACCGCAGGCTTTATCAAACAGCATTATAATATTCCCATCTGTTATTATATCGCGCCAAAGGTCTGGGCCTGGAATGCCAAGCGCCTGGACACCATTGCAACGGTTATCGACCACGTAGCTCTGATTTTCCCCTTTGAAATTCCCATTTATAAATCCAGAAAAATTTGTTCCACCTATGTGGGAAATCCCCTGGTGGATGAATACCCCCCAAGTCTGCCGACCTTAAATACGCCTAATAAAGAAGCGCAGGCGAATGATATGGTGATCGGACTGCTTCCGGGATCCCGGTCTGCTGAAATTGATAAACTGCTTCCTGTGATGCTGGATTCCGCCGCCATGCTTGCCAAAAGAGATCTTCGTTTGAGATTTTTGGTTTCCTCGGGCATTACCCAGCATGAAAATCGCATCAGACAAATTGTTTCTGACCACCCAAGCAGTGATTTGTTCCGGATTATAACAGGCCGGCCAAAACAGATTTTTGACCGGGCTGACCTTTTGATTGCCGCATCGGGCACTGTCACGCTGGAAGCGGCGTTAAATCTTGTGCCCACGGTCATTATATATAAAATGTCCGGTGTGGCCTACCGGCTTGCACGACTGCTTGTGAAGGCCAAATACATCGGGCTTGCCAATCTGATCGTCGGAAGCCAGGTGATGCCAGAGCTGATCCAGGACAATGCCAATGCCGAAACCATCAGTGAAACCGTATCATCCATGCTGCCTGAACTTGAACATCATAAACAGCAGCTTCATCAAGTCCGCAGGCGATTAGGGCTGCCGGGTGCCCCAAAACGTACCGCAGCCATTGTACTTAACCTGATCCACAAAAATGAGGCCTTAAAAAACGTTGTTTGA
- the lpxI gene encoding UDP-2,3-diacylglucosamine diphosphatase LpxI (LpxI, functionally equivalent to LpxH, replaces it in LPS biosynthesis in a minority of bacteria.) → MNDSEGNSCASNIGLIAGGGQFPLLFTQKARANGYKVIGVGFRSETDPELAQQTHRFEWLYLGQLNKLIRYFKSHGVTRALLMGSISKANIFKDIRPDFKALAFIAKTAGTHDDNVLSSFADLLEKHGITLVPSTFLLPELISPQGCWTKRKPDKAEKKDIQQGWKLAKAVGRLDIGQCLVISNGTVLAVEAIDGTDATIERGGRLSRGNGATVVKLSKPNQDLRFDLPSSGCTTIETMHRSGVTVLVLEAGKSLSFDREKMIALANQYNICITAVSGDEIHD, encoded by the coding sequence ATGAACGATTCCGAAGGCAATAGTTGCGCTTCCAACATCGGCCTGATTGCCGGCGGCGGACAGTTTCCGCTGCTTTTCACCCAAAAAGCGCGTGCAAACGGCTATAAAGTAATTGGGGTCGGGTTCCGCAGTGAAACCGACCCCGAACTTGCCCAACAGACCCACCGGTTTGAATGGCTCTATCTTGGCCAGCTGAACAAACTGATTCGTTATTTTAAATCCCATGGTGTCACCCGGGCACTTCTCATGGGTTCCATCAGCAAGGCCAATATTTTTAAAGATATCAGGCCGGATTTTAAAGCCCTTGCCTTTATTGCTAAAACCGCAGGCACCCACGATGACAATGTCCTTTCCTCCTTTGCGGATCTTTTGGAAAAGCACGGCATTACCCTGGTGCCCTCCACCTTTCTTTTACCTGAACTGATCAGCCCCCAAGGATGCTGGACAAAACGCAAGCCCGACAAAGCGGAAAAAAAAGATATCCAGCAGGGCTGGAAGCTTGCCAAGGCCGTCGGCCGTCTTGATATAGGCCAATGCTTGGTTATTTCCAATGGGACAGTGCTTGCCGTGGAAGCCATTGACGGCACCGATGCCACCATAGAACGGGGCGGGCGCCTGAGCCGGGGCAACGGTGCCACGGTGGTTAAATTATCCAAACCCAACCAGGATTTACGATTTGATCTGCCGTCATCCGGATGTACCACCATTGAAACCATGCACCGATCAGGGGTAACTGTGCTGGTGCTTGAAGCGGGCAAGTCACTCTCCTTTGACCGTGAAAAAATGATCGCCCTGGCAAACCAATACAATATCTGCATCACCGCTGTGAGTGGGGATGAGATCCATGACTGA
- the lpxA gene encoding acyl-ACP--UDP-N-acetylglucosamine O-acyltransferase, translating to MTQPPIQPIHPTAIIDSSAKIEENVTIGPYSIVKGDVTIGAGTTIGPYCTIDEHVTIGPDCNIFQYASIGGAPQDLKFHGETTYLTIGRGSIIREFVTINRGTGFGGGLTAVGEENYLMAYTHIAHDCKTGKGVILANNSTLAGHIEIGDYATVGGLVAIHQFVKIGDYAYIGGKSAVVKDIPPFVIAAGDRATLHGLNNVGLKRHNFEASTLRQLKKAYRIFFRIGLTVTQAVERTKAEVEQLPEVVSFSEFIKNSNRGVTR from the coding sequence ATGACCCAACCACCCATTCAACCCATTCATCCAACGGCAATTATCGATTCATCCGCCAAAATAGAAGAAAATGTCACCATTGGCCCGTATTCCATTGTTAAAGGCGATGTGACCATCGGTGCCGGTACAACCATTGGCCCTTATTGCACCATTGATGAACATGTCACCATCGGTCCGGACTGTAATATTTTTCAGTATGCCTCCATTGGCGGTGCCCCCCAGGACCTTAAATTTCACGGCGAGACCACCTATCTGACCATAGGTCGGGGATCCATTATCCGTGAATTTGTCACGATCAACAGGGGGACAGGGTTTGGCGGCGGTTTGACCGCGGTGGGTGAAGAAAATTATCTGATGGCATATACCCACATTGCCCATGACTGTAAAACCGGTAAAGGTGTGATTCTTGCCAATAACTCAACGTTGGCCGGGCACATTGAAATCGGAGATTATGCTACGGTGGGCGGCCTTGTGGCCATTCACCAATTTGTGAAAATCGGAGACTATGCCTATATCGGCGGCAAATCCGCCGTGGTAAAAGATATCCCGCCCTTTGTCATTGCCGCAGGCGACAGGGCCACGTTACACGGCCTGAATAATGTCGGCCTAAAGCGCCATAATTTTGAAGCGTCGACCCTTCGCCAGTTAAAAAAAGCCTACCGGATATTTTTCCGGATCGGTTTGACCGTGACCCAGGCCGTGGAAAGAACCAAAGCAGAAGTTGAACAGCTTCCTGAGGTTGTCAGCTTTTCTGAATTTATAAAAAATTCCAATCGCGGGGTGACACGTTAG
- the lpxD gene encoding UDP-3-O-(3-hydroxymyristoyl)glucosamine N-acyltransferase: MLTADQIAAMVNARVYGDPGKAISGVSSFDDAGPKDLTFAVDHSFFSRLDETNAGIIIVPNEAPAVSGITLLCTDNPKLAFFKVVEHLMPAESLNAFIHPSAVIADDCVIGDGTRIDAHVSIGPGCIIGSGVHIMANTVIGKQCRINDACRISPNVTIVDKTQIGKQSIIHPNSVIGSDGFGFVQDGEAHAKLVHTGYVHIGDGCEIGACNTIDRGTLGITRIGNGVKTDNQVHIAHNVKIGDNTLVVAQVGIAGSTTIGKNVIIAGKAGVSGHLEIGDGAIVGPYAGVSANVAPGQIVSGIPHMPHNIWLKVARIIPRLPSLRTQLLSLEKRLKNLESNRTEKS, encoded by the coding sequence ATGCTTACTGCAGACCAAATTGCTGCTATGGTCAATGCCCGGGTCTACGGAGATCCGGGCAAAGCCATTTCCGGGGTCTCTTCCTTTGATGATGCCGGACCTAAGGATCTGACTTTTGCAGTGGACCACTCCTTTTTTTCCCGACTGGATGAAACAAACGCCGGTATTATCATTGTACCTAATGAAGCCCCTGCGGTGTCAGGTATAACGCTGCTTTGCACGGATAATCCTAAACTTGCTTTTTTTAAAGTCGTTGAGCACCTCATGCCGGCAGAGTCGCTGAATGCATTTATTCACCCCTCTGCTGTTATTGCAGATGATTGTGTTATTGGGGACGGCACACGCATTGACGCCCATGTCAGCATCGGGCCGGGATGTATCATCGGCAGCGGTGTCCATATCATGGCCAATACGGTGATCGGCAAACAGTGCCGGATCAATGACGCCTGCCGGATCAGCCCGAATGTCACCATCGTAGATAAAACACAGATTGGCAAACAGTCCATTATCCATCCCAATAGTGTCATCGGCTCTGATGGATTCGGATTTGTTCAGGATGGTGAAGCCCATGCCAAGCTGGTACATACAGGGTACGTCCATATTGGTGACGGCTGTGAAATCGGCGCCTGCAATACCATTGACAGAGGAACCTTGGGCATAACACGCATCGGAAACGGCGTGAAAACGGACAACCAGGTCCATATTGCCCACAATGTTAAAATCGGGGATAATACACTGGTGGTGGCCCAGGTGGGTATTGCCGGCAGCACCACCATCGGCAAAAACGTCATCATTGCAGGCAAAGCGGGGGTCTCCGGTCATCTTGAAATCGGTGACGGGGCAATTGTCGGTCCCTATGCCGGTGTCAGCGCAAATGTTGCCCCGGGCCAGATTGTTTCAGGCATCCCCCATATGCCCCATAACATTTGGCTGAAAGTGGCCCGCATCATACCCCGGCTACCCAGTTTAAGAACACAGTTGCTTTCCCTTGAAAAACGATTAAAAAATCTGGAAAGCAACCGGACGGAGAAATCATGA